In Cucurbita pepo subsp. pepo cultivar mu-cu-16 chromosome LG10, ASM280686v2, whole genome shotgun sequence, the DNA window ATTCCCACCGAACGGAGCTGAACTCTTGGATTTCCTTCTTCCTGACTCGTGAGtgaacgtttttttttatggatttagcttcgtttctttgaaattttattgtgAATTTGTATTTCCTTTTGTTTGCTCATGCTGCTATTAGTTCTTAATTAGTGCGAGAGGATTGTTTGAATTTGCATGGGAGCTGGAATGTTAGTCCTTGAATTGTTTTCTGTGTAGGGAATTTGTTCTGTGTCTGATTCAATTCTGAATAAGATGGTGAATTTGGGATTGTTTTCTGGAGACAAACGTGCGAAATCGGTGAATGTGAGGTTTAGATTGCCATACTATACTCACTGGGGTCAAAGTTTGGTAGTCTGTGGCTCTGAGCCGCTGCTTGGTTCGTGGAATGTGAAGAAGGGGTTGTTACTGAGCCCTATTCATCAAGGGGATCAGCTTATATGGTATGGAAGTATTGCGGTGTCCGATGGGTTTGGATGTGAGTACAATTACTATGTTGTTGATGACAATAGAGAGGTCTTGAGATGGGAGAAGGGAAACAGGAGGAAGCTGTTTCTACCTCAAGGATTACAGGGCGGGGAGGTCGTCGAGCTCCGTGATCTTTGGCAGGTGCTGTTTTTACTCTTGAATTTATTTGATGTTTCAGCTCGTTGCGTTTGATATGAGACTAAAACTGTAATCTTAAACTGAACTTGATGTCTTTGATCTAGTTTGGTTTTAGAACATTGTGTAAGCTAAACAAAAACTATGAGGTACTAAGAAGAAATACACTGAGTAGAGGTCCAAATCTTCCAAAAAATTTCCattattctctttttatgaagaaagaaaacatcCTCGCTTACCACAAAGTTATCTCGTTCGGGAATAAACCAATAGACGACTACACTTCCCAGCCTCTATTGGGTTGCAACCGAATGAATATGCACCTCCTCTGAGAATAGTGATTAGGGATCTCGCCCTCTCATTGCCACATCACAATTTAACTATAAAACTTCATTTTCATAGAAAAGTTCACCTTTTATGGCCTCAACTAGGAAGAATGGCAACCAGAGATAACCCGATGATGTTGAAGCACTTAAGTAATGCTTGCATGAAATAGAGTCAATAGGACTAGAGATTCCACCTGTTTCTATCTACCGTGAACAACTTTCTTTGCAGAATGAGAAAAGGGGAAAGCTCAGTTGATTTTCTATCATTAAGGTTTCATGATTTAAAATTCTGAGCGACAAAAGATCATGACACTGATGAAATGGTGCAAAGCTCAACACGAgtaaaattctaatttctaatGATGAGAATCTCAGAGTCAGAGTAGGCTCAATTTACTTTCTCACTAGCCGAAGCACTGTAAAAATACATGAATAACCTGAATGAGAGGGATCCTCAGAAGCATTCTAGTTGTTGAAGAAAACCTTGGTTTACTAGCAAAAGGCTCCTATGACTATCTGCGAACTACTTGTCTAGCAGGATCTGATTCTTATAGACCAAAATATCTTCACTGAACCCATCTCCAGTTGTGTATTTTACCTTGGTTTGCTACCAAATTCGTATGACGTTGATTTGAGTAAGATGAAAATCAGTTTGCCTTGATGACTGAGAATTGTAATACTATCGTGATGGCCTGGGGAGCTATGTTTCAGCCTAGGCATTTTGTGTGCGTGTGCGTTTTGTTTTGTCTTGTGTTTTTCTCCTTGTATAGCTCTCGATCCttacacttttttttgtttttttaatgtgttTCGAAGACTTTGCAAGTTGTTGCTTTTCAGTTTCCTTCTAGTTTCactattgtaattttttcttctgaagGTTCTGTAGATATTGGTGGTTTAGAACCTACGAGCACTTCCCTTATATTAAAGATCTCATCTATTCTTCTGTTTGATAAATAAACTCCAGACTGGTGCGGATGCGATTCCTTTCAAGCTCGCCTTCAAAGATGTGGTCTTTGGAAGAAGTTCGACTTTGAGCATTGAAAGACCACTAGGAAAATTCattcataataatttgaatgagGATGGTAAATTtgatatttcctttttgtttcgTAAACATCCTTCTTTGATGTCATATGATTATATTTGGGTAATTCGATCTTGACCAATTTGTTGGTTTTGGTTTCTGACTGAAGCAGATTCTGTTCTTGtcgatttcaaaatttgttgtCCAAATATAGAAGAAGATACAACAGTAAATATCTATTTCTCTAACCTGCTTTATTTCTTATCTGCAAATAAATGGTTCGTTTGTTACTTCACATTGACTGGCATCCAGTTCCAATTCtagttataatttatgaaattttactGGTACAGGTCTACGTCATTGGTAGCTCTTCGAAGTTAGGACAGTGGAAGGTACAGAATGGGATTAAACTTAGCTATGCGGGCGATTCAATCTGGCATGGAGACTGCATCTTGCAGCACACCGATTTCCCCTTAAAATATCCTGAAGTGTCGTTTTTCTTCCAATTGGAATATTTGTCTATGAATATGTTTTTATCATCTTTAGTCATCTCTCTTTCCCTTTACTCTTCCTTAACAACAGTTTCACGTACAAATATTGTAAATTTGGAAAAGATGGAGTTATTTCTTCCGAATTTGGACAAAACCGGGACCTTCTCCTTGATGCTTCAAATATTCCACCAAGACATATTGTACTTTCAGATGGCATGTTGCGAGTAAGCTATTGTGAAGAAATTTCTTCTGATGAATACTAGTtagttggtttttttttactaagtTAGTTCACCAATTTCTTGTACCCAGGATGTTCCTTGGCGTGGTTCTGGTGTTGCAATCCCCATGTTCTCTGTTAGATCAGAAGATGATCTTGGAGTTGGCGAGTTTCTTGACTTGAAATTACTTGTTGACTGGGCTGTGGAGTCTGGTCTCCATTTAGTTCAACTTCTACCTGTTAACGATACATCTGTGCATGGAATGTGGTGGGACTCGTATCCTTACAGGTAGGTAGGATGCAGTTTCAATGCAAAATCTAAAGTCAAGTTGTCCAATCTTCTTTATTAGTGGTGATAGTAGATACTTTCAATCCTTTAGTTTTCGGATTTGCTCAACATTTTACCTATCAAAATGTATCGTCTTTCGATTTAAAATATCACgtttcatattaaaatttatgttcatATGTAACGTTatgtttgttttaaaaatgaattaaacaaaatgattaATGTCTTTTTGGgaacttttagaaatttttaataggttgcttcattttcaaaatatttataattatgtatTAATCTtagatataataaaatatattattaaaacattgcttcataattttgtttcttacttTTATCAGTGTACTTCAACTTCTATGACCAGAATTACTTACCCACCTTAAAAAGTACCGTTCCTCTTATCTTGAGAAGTTATGGTTCaatacattaatttattaccGTAATGATTACTTGATTGACCTTTTGCAGCTCACTTTCTGTATTTGCCCTGCATCCATTGTACTTAAGAGTCCAAGCACTTTCAGTTAATATTCCAGAGGATATCAAGGTATACTTAAtagaattatttaatgttatgCTGATTAATCTGTTTTCGTTACCAATTAACTTATCGGGTTCTAGTTTCttacatcttttttttttctttggggGTGGGGGGCTTTTGCAGCTGgagattcaaaagaaaaaagttgaaCTGGATGGAAAGGTAGTTCTTATGCTTATGTTATCATGTTTTGTTCGTGCTTGTTACAGTACTAGGAGACAGGACAACATTCAAATTAATCATCCTTATCCTTTGTATTTTCGTTCTTTTTCGTTTATAGAGTTGcgagaaaaaaattatcaaatccTGATTTTTCATCTGCTATCTTTTTGCAAATTGTATTTTggtaaataaatcataaagaTTATACTTCtgaaaacgaaaaaattaTGGCTATGGCGAAAATTAAAATGCTTGCTTGGCTGTAGTTCTGTTATCCCACATTCAAGTTCCACGTTCGACTCTGGTTCTATGCAGGATGTAGATTATGAGGCTACTATGGCTGCTAAGCTTTCACTTGCACGGAAAATTTTTGCTAGGGAGAAAGATTCAATACTGAATTCCAGTTCCTTTCAGAAGTATCTTTCTGAAAATGAGGTTTTGAAGTTTTCCTCTCCTGAACAACTTACTTAATTTTCTTAGTAGTGGTGAAACTGAAGCTTTACGTAGTTTTGATACTTCTTcctataataatttatgtattGACACTGATAAACATTCTTTCCTATGTGAATTACTTGAAGGAATGGTTAAAACCCTACGCCGTGTTCTGTTTTCTGCGGGACTTCTTCGAAACTTCAGATCATAGCCAATGGGGTcgtttttctcaattttcaaaagaCAAGGTGATAATCACTGTTATTCCCTTTTGTTTGGAACTAGATTTTTATATGTCAGATTAATGCTTGCTTCTTAATATAAATCCATTTCCTGTTGTTCCCTTCTTTCACAGCTTGAGAAGCTCATCTCAAAGGACAGCTTGCATTATGAAGTCATCTGCTTCCACTATTATATCCAATATCATTTGCACCAACAGGTACTTAAAGTCACAAAATCACAAGTTTCATGAATTGTTCTTTGATAAAATGGGATGGAAGATGTCTACTGTATTTTGTTGTTTGCTGACATTATTAATGTCAGTTGTCAGAGGCAGCAAAttatggaagaaagaaaggagtGATATTGAAAGGAGATCTTCCAATTGGTGTTGATAGAAACAGTGTAGATACCTGGGTTTACCCTACTTTGTTTCGTATGGACACGTCAACGGGAGCACCTCCAGATTACTTCGACAAAAATGGACAAAATTGGGGCTTTCCAACATACAACTGGGAGGAGATGTCAAAGGATAACTATGCTTGGTGGCGTGCTCGTTTAACTCAGGTTTTGCTAAAATTCTAGAACATTTTATCGTCTGTCCCGAAATTTTGTTGGCCTTATAATAACCATATTCATGTTTGAATTATAGATGTCAAACTACTTCACAGCTTACAGAATTGATCATATATTGGGTTTCTTTAGAATTTGGGAGCTTCCAGAGCATGCTATGACTGGTTTAGTTGGAAAATTCCGCCCTTCTATTCCTTTAAGCCAGGTACGTTTGCTCATTTCAGAaacaaacatatttatttaaaatgtgaaTGGTTGTgcaaaattttgtaataatatttattcttcCACAGGAAGAGCTCGAAAGAGAGGGAATATGGGACTTTGATCGCTTGAGTCGTCCATATATCAGGGCTGAATTTTTACAGGTTGCTACATTATGAATCTACTTGGCCATCCTGAAAACCATTATTTGATTCTGATTCCCTGAAGTAGGttgttccttttcttttttcaggaTAAATTTGGAGCTGCATGGGGATATATTGCATCACACTTCCTGAATGAATATGAGAAGAACTTTTATGAGGTGATACTTCATTATCATGGGTTTTACATAAAATTGGATCTATTGTCTATCTATGAGAACATCATGTGCTTGTCGAACAGAAAAATCGGTTAATTGTTAGTTTGTGTAGTCCAATTTCTTCACTTCATGTTGAAATTATGCATTTCTGTATTCATCTTAacagtttaaaaaaattcagaatGTTGAATTATGAACACTCTGTTATTAGCGATACCGAAATCATAGCTAGTGGACAGATTCTTGTTTTCAGTAAGAGACATGGATCTTGATCTATTGAAGAACattttggcttttttttttttgcttctgCTCTAATCCAACATATCATGTCTTATctgggtattttttttttccctctttctcAGTTCAAGAAGGAATGTGACACAGAGAAAAAAATCGCTTCCAAACTGAAATCACTTGTTGAAGAATCACAGTTGCAAAACCCAGACCAGATAAGACGCAGTCTTTTTGAACTTGTACAGGTAAGAGAAGATGTTACATTAAAGAATGCATAATTTGTGTGAACTTGTTCATGTAAAACTCCTACCTTTTTCTTGCACTTTTCGTTTCTATACGGATCATGGCTTtcggtttctttttgttgtttgcaGAACATAGTTCTTATCAGAGATCCAGAGAATCCAAAAAGTTTTTATCCACGTTTCAATCTCGAAGATACTTCTAGCTTTAATGACTTGGATGGCCACAGGTTTCAAGCATGATTTGAGAACTATTCCTATGAACTCAAAGTTTTAGCCATTGTCCTTTGAGATGAACACGTTCTTTTATCTGATGTTGCTGTGTATTGCaagattttaataattttacttaTCATACGTGATGCAGTAAGGATGTTCTGAAAAGATTGTACTATGATTACTACTTCCAGCGCCAAGAGGATCTTTGGCGGAAAAATGCTTTAAAGACCCTGCCTGTTCTACTCGACTCTTCTAACATGCTAGCCTGTGGAGAAGATTTGGGCCTTATTCCTTCATGTGTTCATCCTGTACgactaaattatgatattcATCTGTATCTCTTCGAACAAAAGACTGTCAATCCCGAGCGAGATGATGTGTATAGTCTCaccttgttcttgattttgatgcAGGTTATGGAGGAGTTGGGATTAATTGGTTTACGCATTCAACGTATGCCGAACGAACCCAATCTAGAGTTCGGGATCCCTTCTCAATATAGCTACATGACTGTAAGCCCTTGCATCTCTTAAATAGATTCATCTGCCTCTGATAACTAAGAGGCAAACTATCAAACCCGTAGAAACTTAGGATTTTGTCTAAGAATGGGGCATGTTTTAGGTGTGTGCTCCGTCCTGCCATGACTGCTCGACTTTGCGTGCTTGGTGGGAGGAAGacgaagaaagaagaggacGGTTTATGAAGAACGTTATAGGCTCTGATATATTGCCACCTACCCAATGTATTCCAGAGATTGCTCATTTCATCCTAAAGCAGCATTTTGAAGCTCCATCAATGTGGGCTATCTTCCCACTTCAGGTGACATATACCGCCTTAAGCTGTTTCAGTTTTTAATATCAAAAGATTTACATCTCAAAATACATTCCAAAACTGAAAATCTTTGACGTCGATGCCAGGATCTGTTAGCCTTGAAAGACGAATACACGGCACGTCCTGCAAAAGAGGAGACGATCAACGACCCGACAAATCCAAAGCACTATTGGAGATATCGTAAGCACGTGCTCGTAtttcaagtttgaaagaaATCTTAGTTTTCTTGTCTTGAAATCATTGTTGTGCATCTTTTTTCAGGTAGCCATGTGACATTAGAATCTCTAATGAAAGATAAAGAACTCCAAGAAACCATCAAAGTTCTTTCTGTGGAGAGTGGGAGATCAGTTCCTCATGAACCCAAACCAGCATCAACAACAGTTCATAAAGAAAAGATTTCTGTAGCAACAAAGTCTAATGGAATACCACAAGGTGACACACTTGCAGTCATATAAATGCATGGGTCTTTGAGGTAAGTCTTCTCATTGTACAATAAAGCGATTTGAGATAGCGACGAAAACATTAGCTTCGACGATCGTTGTATAAGCAAGCATGCTTTTTCTAAATGGAAAATTTCGTTTCGGTCTTCACAGACCCCTCGTTAGGTAAGAAATGTTAAAATGACTATTTTCCTCCTCAGGGTGACTTTGATcgattttttctaatttttttgagCTCTTATGATGtttctaaacatttttctctttgaagtTGGGCGACAAGAAAAATTATCGCCGCTACTATAGCAGCATGTATAAGAGCCAAAATCGGACTTTAATTCGAAATTCTTTTAAGACCCtaaataaaattccaaaatataGAACTTAAAAAGCAAAACCAGATGTTAAATGGGCTAGAGTGTTAcatttatgttgttttaaaataaaataaatttaaatttaaaaataaaaaacgcaTGTATAGGTGACCGTTTTGACAACAACAACGTTAAAATAGTGTCCATTAgacatcatttaaaaaaaaaaaaaaaaaacaaaattatcattggattttggataattattatgattattattatttatttatttttaatccccttccattttatttctcttcatcttaTTTTGagatagttttattattaGGATAAAGTGGTGAGTGCTCAAACAAGGGTCGTAGTGTAACTCCAAATACTCGTAATGGTTTGATTCTAACACGTTAAAAGATTAGGTTTTCTCTTGAACCCGTGAAAGAGTAGCGTAGTGGTTCTCTTATTCATGAAAAGAGTaccaacaaaatatttattcaaatttcaaaaagttGAGTAGGTTGAGTTTACCAAATCATGATCAGTTTTCTCTAACTCaatcctatttaattttaaaattattggaacGACgctagatttctacttacctAGAGTTGCTACCGTCATTATAATGTAAGCATTTTGTGTGGAAATAAGCgtttaaactttattataaaacataaacttcatcttaaaacaatgccatggacttacgtggtTGAAAGcatttttaaaacgacacaatgaaatactaaataaaataaataattattaaaattaaaaacaccaTAATCTAaactaagtctaagaaaataagtgcaactaccctatgtatgtgtcatggtctcgaattgCGATGGCGTCGTCAGCCATATAGGGATTCTTGCTTTTACTTGAAATAGATGTAGCACATGACTTTAGtctttttttgaaatactCGATCCCACTATCAAGGTTAGATGAAAACACACACAATCATGAGTGAAACCTATCATATAGTCTATATTCCTTAGGTGGTTATCCTGAACGGGctaattggatgtgtatttactgttCTACACACGGTCCACACGTGCAAGTATGGACCTGCCAATCAGTTTGCACACCTCCTGGACCCCTTTCTTGTCGGCGAGCATTCTCTGGTAGTTGTTGATGCCGGATACCCATTTAGAAATAGCGACCGTTGCAGTATTAGGATaaccataatgatcgtttttctatttgatcgtcacaacattataataaacataatgatcattttcctGCCTGGCCATCGCACATTATGATAACcataatgatcattttcctGCCTGGCCATCGCACATTATGATAACcataatgatcatttttttGCCTCGTAAAACGGATGCTTTTCTCAAGGTAATCAGAATAGAATGTGGTCGAGCAGCTTAGCAAAGTCCTGGGGGAACAAGATATGGAGCAACGACCCCAACAGTTTGGAAGATAGTGAGGGTCGGAGCTCGTATGGATACATTACTTCATTGTTCTATGTTCTATGAGGCTGAAAAAAGTCAAAGACTGCTCACCTGACCCTATCCAACGACTTTAGCGCTCACGAGCAAGAAAAGACCCCTTCCTATATCGAGAGATAGGCTAAGGCGCCTTTACTAATATTCTAATAGTTGGCCCCTGTCAATCAATGTTCTcttggagaagaagagaggtGACCTAAGATTCCTCCGTGGATAGGCAGTCTGGTTGTCTGATTGAGTAGCCCCGCAGTCCGTCTAGCCTGTCTATTGCGTTTGTCCGAAGTGTTGCGCCAAATAGGGGATAACCCAACGCCAGAGGAAGGTATTCTGTACCGAATCGAACTGGCAAACTACGGGAAGGAGGACACATGGGATACTTCCGATTAGGGGCTgccccttctttctttgtgaGGTGGGCTTCCTATCCCTAATCTTTCCGATTTTTGTTTCCTCGTGTCCGTACCATCATAAAAAGGGGGTATCCCccgatgcatgaacacacaatgatgcatgaggtcccaacatttttcctttctcatTCTCATGTATGACAACCCATCTAGTgttttccttcatatcatatcattatcataatttttcatGTAATTTNCTGCCTGGCCATCGCACATTATGATAACcataatgatcatttttttGCCTCGTAAAACGGATGCTTTTCTCAAGGTAATCAGAATAGAATGTGGTCGAGCAGCTTAGCAAAGTCCTGGGGGAACAAGATATGGAGCAACGACCCCAACAGTTTGGAAGATAGTGAGGGTCGGAGCTCGTATGGATACATTACTTCATTGTTCTATGTTCTATGAGGCTGAAAAAAGTCAAAGACTGCTCACCTGACCCTATCCAACGACTTTAGCGCTCACGAGCAAGAAAAGACCCCTTCCTATATCGAGAGATAGGCTAAGGCGCCTTTACTAATATTCTAATAGTTGGCCCCTGTCAATCAATGTTCTcttggagaagaagagaggtGACCTAAGATTCCTCCGTGGATAGGCAGTCTGGTTGTCTGATTGAGTAGCCCCGCAGTCCGTCTAGCCTGTCTATTGCGTTTGTCCGAAGTGTTGCGCCAAATAGGGGATAACCCAACGCCAGAGGAAGGTATTCTGTACCGAATCGAACTGGCAAACTACGGGAAGGAGGACACATGGGATACTTCCGATTAGGGGCTgccccttctttctttgtgaGGTGGGCTTCCTATCCCTAATCTTTCCGATTTTTGTTTCCTCGTGTCCGTACCATCATAAAAAGGGGGTATCCCccgatgcatgaacacacaatgatgcatgaggtcccaacatttttcctttctcatTCTCATGTATGACAACCCATCTAGTgttttccttcatatcatatcattatcataatttttcatGTAATTTCAAGAGTGGTGTATCATATCGAAACATCTTAttacatgtcattcatatcatacatcTTATCATGTTAcgtgtatcatatcataagtgatatgaaccaagacatcaatcatgcaatataaacttcaaggaagatgtgaagaaaatgttgtcaaaattatccaaagatgtttcaattcatgccacattgaaaaagaatcaaagtttcattgatttaaattttgggtgaatCATAATTCAGAgttatatgtttatttaatgtattttaaggcTTATTTACCcgtggctaattatggtcataaagtatATAGTGGCTAATTATGATCATCAAATAtagttacaactcttggaatgacTCATAGATGGGCAAgtgttttgattttgaggtTATATAAAGACTGTATGTTATATTGGTAACATAGATTTGAAAAATGGAGTAAAAGGAGGAGTTGACCTTTTTAGTGAATGACTAAATTTCTTtccaattctatgtagtttagctTGCATAATCATTTAAgcttcgaatctcaaacaagtgttgtTGCCTCGAGATATTTAATCAACAAGttaatctgaattttactttttcttggaGTGATTTCTTATCATTAGGGCTAAGTTTAGATTGCatttttagaatcattcaagctagacatgatcgatcttgcttgtggagtgattccaATGTCAAACAAGTGTTATTGCCTTGAGATataaggtaatccgaatcttactccccttagTGATTtcatatggtatcagagctttccCTTGGGCTGATTCCATATCAATAAGCATACCGTGTCTCCCACCTATCATGTCATACCGTAGACGTATCATATAATAAAGCATATCACAATATGTATCGTATTGTCAAACGTatgtaccataacatatataatatcataatatatatatatatatatatcataaacgTATCATATGTACTTCTTTTACTGTCGATCttatttatgttgatgatattctaTTGACAAACAAGgatctcaaagaaattcaactgACTTGTTTACTCGAGAAATTacttatcaaagatttagaaaatttgagatattttctaggcattgaattttctcgatctagaaaagaaatttttatgtctcaaaaGAAGTATGCTTtagacattcttcaagacacGAATCTTACATGAGCACGTCGAGAAAAATTTCCTAtggaacaaaatttgaaactttctttaaaaggagagaagttgaatgatccaacCAAATAGAGATTGTTGATTGATAGATTAATATATAACTATTACTGGGCATCCAACCAAATAGAGATGTTGATTGATAGATTAATATATAACTATTACTGGGCATCCAACCAAATAGAGATGTTGATTGATAGATTAATATATAACTATTACTGGGCCTAACATAGTGTATTTAGTTCATATGCTTAGttaatttatgcatgaaccaagaaaaccacattgggaggcagctcttcAAAAGTGCTGAGATACATCAAAGGTACTCTTGGCTAAGGACTTCTACTCCCATATGAAAAAAACTTGAGATTACAAGCATATTACAATTCTGACTGaggtggttgtcgaacttccagaCGGTTTATTTCTGGGTTCTGCATCTTCTtggaaaattcaattattcatTGGAAGTTTAAAAAGCAAACCAATGTATCCAAATCATCAACAAAAGTCGAGTATCGCGTTATggaaaatacttgtttagagttaacttggcTGAGATACATTTTTCAAGACTTGAAAGTTCTGCTATTCGAACCAGCATCGTtgtattgtgataatcaagtAGCATTGCATATAGTAGCCCATCTAgtttttcatgaacatatgaagcacattgaaatagattgcCATATAGTTAAAAAGAAGTTACAAGTTGAAGTCATCAAAGCATGTTATGTTTAGACTAAAATGCAATTGACAGTTGTTTACACTAAAGGTTTGGGTAGACCGTTTGATTTTCTAAAAGACAAGTTGGGTGTggacatacactctccaacgTGAGGGGagtattatgaaatttgatttaagatATAAAGTTGACTGTATTATAGTTGACTTagttcaattttatttgtaatatgAGTATGATATGATTTACCTTGcatgaaatatgaatgttaaTTGATATATTGATGGTGCCTAAATTTAGTAAGGTTTGTACCATGACGGGGGAGTTATAGTTTAGTAAACTGTTAAACATTGGTAAATGcatgaaaatgtttttgatgaggaatgttaaatatttaagtaGGACGTCTCGGACATAGTTAAAATACACAATATTATGACCATAGAGATGAAAAGGAATGTACCAACGTATACTGACGAGTAAGtagtttgaaatgaaaatgaccaaAGAAGCTCAATAGACGACAATATCTTATAGCCTActatagatattaaaagttatagtgtcgaaagaaaattttgtcaCTATGaagtatttaaatatgaaattaaaatattgttacgaaaaaaaattattactgAGAAGACAATGTAATGCAAGAAATTGATTGAATATTTGCTTAGTTGATGAAAGGAAGAAGTGAGGAAGAAAgtgatttgaatgaaattaagtATTTAACGATTTCCAACCTTAGTGTCTACGTGAATATTGATTTCAATGAAGCGCTCTAGCCACAAACTTACCACATGAATTCTTTTgctcatgaaattttagaagaatGCTCAATATGACATGATAAGTTTATGTATAGAATTCATTTATCATTAGATTATGATAACGGGCTAAACCAGGGTAgtataaaatgactaaaatgcccctataaTTACGTACCATTGGCTTATGACCAAAGTGACctctaaatgacatgaaatttcaTGAGGAGCCTTATGTCATAGTTTAAGggtttatacaaagttacaAGACCATTGGAATATGTGGAGTATTTAAACCAGATTTGGGGTAGTAAATGACCaatatacccttataagaattcTAAAACGTTTTCAAGATTCTAGAGAACCCCAAGGGTTAAGAAACTTTTTAT includes these proteins:
- the LOC111803321 gene encoding 4-alpha-glucanotransferase DPE2 → MVNLGLFSGDKRAKSVNVRFRLPYYTHWGQSLVVCGSEPLLGSWNVKKGLLLSPIHQGDQLIWYGSIAVSDGFGCEYNYYVVDDNREVLRWEKGNRRKLFLPQGLQGGEVVELRDLWQTGADAIPFKLAFKDVVFGRSSTLSIERPLGKFIHNNLNEDDSVLVDFKICCPNIEEDTTVYVIGSSSKLGQWKVQNGIKLSYAGDSIWHGDCILQHTDFPLKYKYCKFGKDGVISSEFGQNRDLLLDASNIPPRHIVLSDGMLRDVPWRGSGVAIPMFSVRSEDDLGVGEFLDLKLLVDWAVESGLHLVQLLPVNDTSVHGMWWDSYPYSSLSVFALHPLYLRVQALSVNIPEDIKLEIQKKKVELDGKDVDYEATMAAKLSLARKIFAREKDSILNSSSFQKYLSENEEWLKPYAVFCFLRDFFETSDHSQWGRFSQFSKDKLEKLISKDSLHYEVICFHYYIQYHLHQQLSEAANYGRKKGVILKGDLPIGVDRNSVDTWVYPTLFRMDTSTGAPPDYFDKNGQNWGFPTYNWEEMSKDNYAWWRARLTQMSNYFTAYRIDHILGFFRIWELPEHAMTGLVGKFRPSIPLSQEELEREGIWDFDRLSRPYIRAEFLQDKFGAAWGYIASHFLNEYEKNFYEFKKECDTEKKIASKLKSLVEESQLQNPDQIRRSLFELVQNIVLIRDPENPKSFYPRFNLEDTSSFNDLDGHSKDVLKRLYYDYYFQRQEDLWRKNALKTLPVLLDSSNMLACGEDLGLIPSCVHPVMEELGLIGLRIQRMPNEPNLEFGIPSQYSYMTVCAPSCHDCSTLRAWWEEDEERRGRFMKNVIGSDILPPTQCIPEIAHFILKQHFEAPSMWAIFPLQDLLALKDEYTARPAKEETINDPTNPKHYWRYRSHVTLESLMKDKELQETIKVLSVESGRSVPHEPKPASTTVHKEKISVATKSNGIPQGDTLAVI